The proteins below are encoded in one region of Sphingobium yanoikuyae:
- a CDS encoding FadR/GntR family transcriptional regulator gives MEQGKPPGNGAGADNGGGAAKPTRGPGRRLHGAIAHKLGMAILSGQYQPGDTLSGEVAFAEELEVSRSAYREAIQVLTAKGLVESRPKAGTRVLPRNRWNLLDPEVLAWAFAGEPDIQFVRDLFELRAIVEPAAARLAAMRRDKEDLRIMKDALTAMRRHTLATEAGRAADRDFHNAILNATRNDALLTLTASIGAAVNWTTQFKQRARALPRNPIPDHVRVYDAIAAGDPVAAAEAMGVLVDLALEDTASTMGR, from the coding sequence ATGGAACAGGGGAAGCCGCCCGGAAATGGGGCAGGGGCGGACAATGGCGGAGGGGCGGCCAAGCCGACGCGCGGCCCCGGCCGCCGGCTGCATGGCGCGATCGCGCACAAGCTGGGCATGGCGATCTTGTCCGGCCAATATCAGCCCGGCGACACGCTGTCGGGCGAAGTCGCCTTTGCCGAGGAACTGGAAGTATCGCGCAGCGCCTATCGCGAGGCGATCCAGGTGCTGACCGCCAAGGGGCTGGTGGAAAGCCGGCCTAAGGCGGGCACCCGCGTGCTGCCGCGCAACCGCTGGAACCTGCTGGACCCCGAAGTGCTGGCCTGGGCCTTTGCCGGCGAACCCGACATCCAGTTCGTGCGCGACCTGTTCGAGCTGCGTGCCATCGTCGAGCCGGCAGCGGCGCGGCTGGCGGCGATGCGGCGCGACAAGGAGGATCTGCGCATCATGAAGGATGCGCTGACCGCGATGCGCCGCCATACGCTGGCGACCGAGGCAGGGCGCGCGGCCGACCGCGATTTCCACAATGCGATCCTGAACGCGACGCGCAATGATGCCTTGCTGACGCTGACTGCCAGTATCGGCGCTGCGGTCAACTGGACCACCCAGTTCAAGCAGCGCGCCCGTGCCCTGCCGCGCAACCCGATTCCCGACCATGTCCGCGTCTATGATGCGATCGCGGCCGGCGATCCGGTCGCGGCGGCTGAGGCGATGGGCGTGCTGGTCGACCTGGCGCTGGAGGACACGGCGAGCACGATGGGGCGCTGA
- the araD1 gene encoding AraD1 family protein, which translates to MTLRLLQHRAENGVRSVIAAEGDTAHFVPGFDSIRALALHAIDRKISLAEAVAAAGKGDAVNIGVAFEAGELLAPIDHEDGAHIQLTGTGLTHLGSAEGRDKMHREAAAVEKQTDSMRMFLEGLEGGKPAAGQTGQQPEWFYKGDGSQLVGPTDPLTMPAFAKDGGEEPEIAGIYIIGPDGMPYRLGIALANEFSDHVTERHNYLWLAHSKLRQASLGPELLVGTPPEHIEGTSRILRDGQTIWEKPFLSGEGNMSHSFANLEHHHFKYDLFRRPGDVHVHFFGTATLSFSDGVQTQEGDVFEIIAAPFTLPVRNALKRAEPVEVTVQAL; encoded by the coding sequence ATGACATTGCGTCTGTTGCAGCACCGCGCCGAAAACGGCGTCCGGTCCGTGATCGCGGCCGAAGGTGACACCGCCCATTTCGTTCCCGGTTTCGACAGCATCCGCGCGCTCGCGCTGCATGCCATCGACCGCAAGATCAGCCTGGCCGAAGCGGTCGCCGCCGCGGGCAAGGGTGATGCTGTCAACATCGGTGTCGCTTTCGAGGCCGGCGAACTGCTCGCCCCGATCGACCATGAGGATGGCGCCCATATCCAGCTGACCGGCACCGGCCTCACCCATCTCGGCTCGGCCGAGGGTCGCGACAAGATGCACCGCGAGGCGGCCGCCGTCGAAAAGCAGACCGATTCGATGCGCATGTTCCTGGAAGGGCTGGAGGGCGGCAAGCCCGCCGCCGGCCAGACCGGCCAGCAGCCCGAATGGTTCTACAAGGGTGACGGCTCGCAGCTCGTCGGCCCGACCGATCCGCTGACCATGCCCGCCTTTGCCAAGGATGGCGGCGAGGAACCGGAAATCGCCGGCATCTACATCATCGGCCCCGACGGCATGCCCTATCGCCTCGGCATCGCGCTCGCCAACGAGTTCAGCGACCATGTGACCGAGCGCCACAATTATCTGTGGCTCGCCCACTCCAAGCTCCGCCAGGCTTCGCTTGGCCCGGAACTGCTGGTCGGCACCCCGCCCGAGCATATCGAGGGCACCAGCCGCATCCTGCGCGACGGCCAGACCATCTGGGAAAAGCCGTTCCTGTCGGGCGAAGGCAATATGTCGCACAGCTTCGCCAATCTGGAACATCATCATTTCAAATATGACCTGTTCCGCCGCCCCGGCGACGTCCATGTCCATTTCTTCGGCACCGCCACCCTGTCCTTCAGCGACGGCGTGCAGACGCAGGAAGGCGACGTGTTCGAAATCATCGCCGCGCCGTTCACCCTGCCGGTGCGCAATGCGCTCAAGCGCGCCGAACCTGTCGAAGTGACCGTACAGGCGCTCTGA
- a CDS encoding Gfo/Idh/MocA family protein yields MDPIRIAIIGIGKIARDQHVPAIRENSAFSLAATVSPHDAGLDGVPHHASLDELLEQGPAVDAVALCTPPQVRYDLAAQALAKGIHVFLEKPPGATLAEVAALSARADKVGASLFAAWHSRFAAGVAPARAWLAERRIDKVSIIWREDVRVWHPGQAWIWQPGGLGVFDPGINALSIATHILPRPFFLKDATLVLPENRAAPIAADMLFRDTAGAEIHMDLDWRQTGPQSWDIIVETDAGPLKLSHGGAVLSLPSGTEHGEDIEYAGLYSRFATLIRGGRSDVDTDPLRLVADAFLRGKRETTDAFHD; encoded by the coding sequence ATGGACCCGATCCGCATCGCGATCATCGGCATCGGCAAGATTGCACGCGACCAGCATGTTCCCGCCATCCGTGAGAACAGCGCGTTCAGTCTTGCCGCGACGGTCAGCCCGCATGATGCCGGGCTGGACGGCGTGCCGCACCATGCCAGCCTGGACGAATTGCTGGAACAGGGCCCGGCCGTCGATGCGGTCGCGCTCTGCACCCCGCCCCAGGTCCGTTACGACCTGGCGGCGCAGGCCCTGGCCAAGGGCATCCATGTCTTCCTGGAAAAGCCGCCCGGCGCGACCCTGGCCGAAGTGGCCGCGCTCAGCGCCCGTGCCGACAAGGTCGGGGCCAGCCTGTTCGCGGCCTGGCATTCGCGCTTTGCCGCCGGCGTCGCTCCGGCCCGCGCCTGGCTCGCCGAACGGCGGATCGACAAGGTTTCGATCATCTGGCGTGAGGATGTCCGCGTCTGGCATCCGGGCCAGGCCTGGATCTGGCAGCCCGGCGGCTTGGGCGTGTTCGATCCCGGCATCAACGCCCTGTCGATCGCCACCCATATCCTGCCGCGCCCCTTCTTCCTGAAGGACGCGACCCTGGTGCTGCCGGAAAACCGCGCAGCGCCGATCGCCGCCGACATGCTGTTCCGCGACACCGCCGGCGCCGAAATCCACATGGATCTCGACTGGCGCCAGACCGGCCCGCAAAGCTGGGACATCATCGTCGAGACAGATGCCGGCCCCTTGAAGCTCAGCCATGGCGGCGCCGTGCTGTCGCTGCCCAGCGGCACCGAGCATGGCGAGGACATCGAATATGCTGGCCTCTACAGCCGCTTCGCCACATTGATCCGCGGCGGCCGCAGCGATGTCGACACCGACCCGCTGCGCCTGGTCGCCGACGCCTTCCTGCGCGGCAAGCGGGAAACCACCGACGCATTTCACGACTGA
- a CDS encoding alpha-N-arabinofuranosidase, translating into MLKALRRTTAALLLCATALAPAAHAQTGGKPTTATIHADQPGAVYDKRVFTQFAEHLGNGIYGGLWVGNDKSIPNTNGFRNDVVAALRNLAVPVIRWPGGCFADEYHWREGIGPKKDRPVKVNTHWGGVTEPNTVGTHEFFELLRQVGAEAYIAGNVGNGTPQEMAEWVEYMTAPAGSLAELRAKNGHKEPWAVPYFGIGNELWGCGGNMRPEFAADETRRYATFVKAPAGTKIMKVAAGANVDDYNWTETMMRVAGDKLDGVSLHYYVHPAGGWPPRAPAVDFDENGWADALNGAMHMDELITKHSAIMDKYDPKKRVFLAVDEWGSWYAQDPGTHPGFLRQQNTLRDALIASIHLDIFAKHADRVRMTAIAQMVNVLQAMILTDGKKMVLTPTYHVFEMYKPWQDATVLPIDIQTPWYAKDQYTMPAVSGSAVKGKDGKVHVGLSNLDPNQTNTVTVKLDGLSASSVTGRILTASAINSHNSFDAPETVKPVAFTGAQVSGGTLTVALPPKSVVVLELQ; encoded by the coding sequence ATGTTGAAAGCCCTGCGCCGTACCACGGCCGCGCTGCTGCTGTGCGCCACCGCGCTCGCCCCGGCCGCGCACGCCCAGACCGGCGGCAAGCCGACCACGGCGACGATCCACGCCGACCAGCCCGGCGCCGTCTATGACAAGCGCGTCTTCACCCAGTTTGCCGAGCATCTGGGCAATGGCATCTATGGCGGCCTGTGGGTCGGCAACGACAAGTCCATCCCCAACACCAACGGTTTCCGCAACGACGTCGTCGCCGCACTGCGCAACCTGGCGGTGCCGGTGATCCGCTGGCCCGGCGGCTGCTTCGCCGACGAATATCACTGGCGTGAAGGCATCGGCCCGAAGAAGGACCGCCCGGTCAAGGTCAACACCCATTGGGGCGGCGTGACCGAACCGAACACCGTCGGCACGCACGAATTTTTCGAGCTGCTGCGCCAGGTCGGCGCCGAAGCCTATATCGCCGGCAATGTCGGCAATGGCACGCCGCAGGAAATGGCCGAATGGGTCGAATATATGACCGCGCCCGCCGGCAGCCTTGCCGAACTGCGCGCCAAGAACGGCCATAAGGAACCCTGGGCCGTTCCCTATTTCGGCATCGGCAACGAGCTGTGGGGTTGCGGTGGCAACATGCGCCCCGAATTCGCCGCCGACGAAACCCGTCGCTACGCCACCTTCGTCAAGGCGCCTGCCGGCACCAAGATCATGAAGGTCGCCGCCGGCGCCAATGTCGACGACTATAACTGGACCGAAACCATGATGCGCGTCGCGGGCGACAAGCTCGATGGCGTCTCGCTCCATTATTATGTCCATCCCGCCGGTGGCTGGCCGCCGCGCGCCCCCGCCGTCGACTTCGACGAAAATGGCTGGGCCGATGCGCTCAACGGCGCGATGCACATGGACGAGCTGATCACCAAGCACAGCGCGATCATGGACAAATATGATCCCAAGAAGCGCGTCTTCCTGGCGGTCGACGAATGGGGCAGCTGGTATGCCCAGGATCCGGGCACGCATCCCGGCTTCCTGCGCCAGCAGAACACGCTGCGCGACGCGCTGATCGCCTCGATCCATCTCGACATCTTCGCCAAGCATGCCGACCGCGTCCGCATGACCGCGATCGCGCAGATGGTGAACGTGCTGCAGGCGATGATCCTGACCGACGGCAAGAAGATGGTGCTGACGCCCACCTATCATGTCTTCGAGATGTACAAGCCCTGGCAGGACGCCACCGTGCTGCCGATCGACATCCAGACGCCCTGGTATGCGAAGGATCAGTACACGATGCCGGCGGTCAGCGGCTCGGCGGTCAAGGGCAAGGACGGCAAGGTCCATGTCGGCCTGTCGAACCTCGACCCGAACCAGACCAACACCGTCACCGTGAAGCTCGATGGCCTGAGCGCCAGCAGCGTCACCGGTCGTATCCTGACGGCGTCGGCGATCAATTCGCACAACAGTTTCGACGCGCCCGAAACCGTCAAACCCGTCGCCTTCACCGGCGCACAGGTCAGCGGCGGCACGCTGACCGTCGCGCTGCCGCCCAAGTCGGTGGTCGTGCTCGAACTGCAATAA
- a CDS encoding arabinan endo-1,5-alpha-L-arabinosidase has protein sequence MRQTIITLASLALLAGSAIAQAPTEQPATTLNDRLTGDLVPTHDPVIIREGSTYHVFSTGHGDRLIETRTSPDLVHWTAGEPVFTALPDWAKQAIPGSNGMWAPDISYVNGRYRLYYSVSTFGSNRSAIGLATSPTLDPKAKNFGWRDEGLVVMSTREDDYNAIDPNFIIDRNGRHWLSLGSFWTGIKLFELDPRTGKPKDPKAKPYSIARRPAPAGGPAPVEAPFIVDHGGYYWLMVSYDYCCKGVNSTYYTVIGRSKAITGPYLGKDGSPLMEGGGSIFLRADLQEQQRFRGPGHAGWLHDRDGKDYVVYHAYDKQANGAPTLRIAPVRWGADGWPVADY, from the coding sequence ATGCGGCAGACCATCATCACCTTGGCAAGCCTCGCCCTGCTGGCCGGCAGTGCGATCGCGCAGGCACCGACCGAGCAGCCCGCGACCACGCTCAACGATCGCCTGACCGGCGACCTCGTCCCCACCCATGATCCGGTCATCATCCGCGAAGGCAGCACCTATCATGTCTTCAGCACCGGCCATGGCGACCGGCTGATCGAGACGCGAACCTCGCCCGACCTTGTCCACTGGACCGCCGGCGAGCCTGTCTTCACCGCCCTGCCCGACTGGGCCAAGCAGGCAATCCCCGGCAGCAACGGCATGTGGGCGCCCGACATTTCCTATGTGAACGGCCGCTATCGCCTCTATTATTCGGTTTCGACCTTCGGTTCGAACCGCTCGGCCATCGGCCTTGCCACCAGCCCGACACTGGACCCCAAGGCGAAGAATTTCGGCTGGCGCGACGAGGGGCTGGTCGTCATGTCGACCAGGGAGGATGATTATAACGCCATCGATCCCAATTTCATCATCGACCGCAATGGTCGCCACTGGCTGAGCCTCGGCAGCTTCTGGACCGGCATCAAGCTGTTCGAGCTGGATCCCAGGACCGGCAAGCCCAAGGATCCCAAGGCCAAGCCCTATTCGATCGCACGTCGCCCCGCCCCCGCCGGCGGCCCGGCGCCGGTGGAAGCGCCCTTCATCGTCGACCATGGCGGCTATTATTGGCTGATGGTCAGCTATGACTATTGCTGCAAGGGCGTGAACAGCACTTATTACACCGTGATCGGCCGTTCGAAGGCGATCACTGGCCCCTATCTGGGCAAGGACGGCAGCCCACTGATGGAAGGCGGCGGCAGCATCTTCCTGCGCGCCGACCTGCAGGAACAGCAGCGTTTCCGCGGCCCCGGCCATGCCGGCTGGCTGCATGATCGCGATGGCAAGGACTATGTCGTCTACCATGCCTATGACAAACAGGCGAACGGCGCCCCCACCTTGCGCATTGCGCCGGTGCGCTGGGGGGCTGACGGCTGGCCCGTTGCCGATTATTGA
- a CDS encoding glycoside hydrolase family 43 protein, whose product MNFALSRRLSRRGFLASTAALSAAPIAARAGAAAPAVAAPVPVNPLVKQRADAQVFLHDDGYYYMTGSVPEYDRLVLRRSKTLAGLATAEEAVLWRHEASGPRSGFIWAPELHQIDGKWYMYFAAGPSGGGDDVFRIRTYAVVCDGADPMTGKWSVLGEFQAPWDSFNLDSTSFVHKGVRYFAWAQKEPGINTNSNLYIAKLESPLKLAGKATRLTVPTLDWEVRGYKVAEAPAVLHRNGRLFMTYSASATDARYCLGMLTADENADLLDPKSWTKSPQPVFKTCTETSVYGPGHNSFTVDEKGRDILVYHGRDYEAIQGDPLFNPDRHTRVQRLYFQADGTPDFGVPVGNGAMPERFVSAADPKALLAHQGTELIAGNPALAQTQFRQSPGRAGAKSVMLSPILLPDHYLVAAKDGTVSLMKDDRSADFALRSQFVRFEDAAQGTVRFATIAVAGKHLAAIDGRIGLARSKDPRTQWYAD is encoded by the coding sequence ATGAATTTCGCCCTGTCCCGTCGTCTGTCCCGCCGTGGCTTCCTCGCCAGCACTGCCGCCTTGTCGGCCGCGCCGATCGCCGCCCGCGCCGGTGCCGCCGCTCCGGCAGTTGCGGCCCCGGTGCCGGTCAATCCGCTGGTCAAGCAGCGCGCCGACGCGCAGGTCTTCCTGCACGATGACGGCTATTATTACATGACCGGATCGGTGCCCGAATATGACCGTCTGGTGCTGCGCCGCTCCAAGACGCTGGCCGGCCTTGCCACCGCCGAGGAGGCGGTGCTGTGGCGCCATGAGGCAAGCGGCCCGCGCTCCGGCTTCATCTGGGCGCCCGAACTCCACCAGATCGACGGCAAATGGTATATGTATTTCGCTGCCGGCCCGAGCGGCGGTGGCGACGACGTGTTCCGCATCCGCACCTATGCCGTGGTGTGCGACGGCGCCGATCCGATGACCGGCAAATGGAGCGTACTGGGCGAATTCCAGGCCCCCTGGGACAGTTTCAACCTCGATTCCACCAGCTTCGTCCACAAGGGCGTGCGCTATTTTGCCTGGGCCCAAAAGGAACCGGGCATCAACACCAACAGCAACCTTTACATCGCCAAGCTGGAATCGCCACTGAAGCTGGCCGGCAAGGCGACCCGCCTGACGGTGCCGACCCTCGACTGGGAAGTGCGCGGTTACAAGGTGGCCGAAGCCCCCGCCGTCCTGCATCGCAATGGCCGCCTGTTCATGACCTATTCGGCCAGCGCCACCGACGCGCGCTATTGCCTGGGCATGCTGACCGCGGACGAGAATGCCGACCTGCTTGATCCCAAGAGCTGGACCAAGTCACCCCAGCCGGTGTTCAAGACCTGCACCGAAACCAGCGTCTATGGCCCCGGCCACAACAGCTTCACCGTGGACGAGAAGGGCCGCGACATCCTCGTCTATCATGGTCGCGACTATGAGGCGATCCAGGGCGACCCGCTGTTCAACCCGGACCGCCATACCCGCGTCCAGCGCCTCTATTTCCAGGCCGACGGCACCCCGGACTTCGGCGTGCCCGTGGGCAATGGCGCCATGCCCGAACGGTTCGTCTCGGCTGCCGATCCCAAGGCGCTGCTGGCCCATCAGGGCACGGAGCTGATCGCGGGCAATCCCGCGCTCGCCCAGACCCAGTTCCGCCAATCGCCCGGCCGCGCCGGCGCCAAGAGCGTGATGCTCTCCCCCATCCTGCTGCCCGACCATTATCTGGTCGCGGCGAAGGACGGCACGGTCAGCCTGATGAAGGATGATCGCAGTGCCGATTTCGCGCTGCGCAGCCAGTTCGTCCGGTTCGAGGATGCGGCCCAGGGAACGGTCCGCTTCGCGACCATCGCCGTCGCCGGCAAGCATCTCGCCGCGATCGACGGCCG